The genomic DNA ATGAAACAGGGGAAGATGTTCTGGGAAGAATCAAAGGTGGAGGGATTTTTTCGGCGGCTAGCCTTTTCTCCAGACGGTTCTCTTCTTGTCGCTCCCggtaaataattataattgtGTATATAACATTGATTTATTTTCCTAGCCGGACgacttgaaaaaaatgatggAATCGGTATAAACACGTCATATGTAATAACCCCCGCGTCTCGTTTTAAGTACTTAGTCCCATTAgcataattattattgatgtACACTTGATTTAGACCCGTTCTTCATGTTCCAAGCCCGGATAAGCCCACTGTGGCTGTCAAATTCTCTCCCGTCCTATATCAACTAAGAGACTCTGGTAAGaacaaaaagatttttctgCCTTTTTTGAGGGTTAACGTTATTTTAGTTTCATCTGTTTTTGAGTAAGAGTTTTATAGAATTTTTGCTCGCGTCATGGAGTTGCTTTCTAGTTTGCCTTACCGTATCGTTTTCGGTGTGGCTACGCCAGACACGGTTGTCATCTATGACACGCAGCAGGCTGTTCCCATTGCTATGGTTGGCCGAATTCACTATGCTCCCATCACAGACATGTCCTGGTAAAGGGAAAAAGCTTGACGATGAAAGGATTTTATTGGATTCTAGGTCTGCGGATGGACAATTGCTTGTTGTTTCATCGGCCGACGGTTACTGCTCCTTCATTGAATTTGATGAAAACGAGTTTGGGATTCCTTTTGACAGTAGCCCGTCATCGAAACCGGAAACAGAACGGGTCAAAATTACCACAAACGTCACATCAGAGATACCGGTTGCTACTGACGTCATAGCAGTTGGCAACGTCGCATCAGAAAAAGCTATTACTGACGTCATAGCGTTGACCCCCGTTGCCAAATCAGATACTAAGATCCAATCACCATTTGCTTCTCCACAAGCGAGTAAATCTAATGGAGATGGAGGAGAGCTGGATCCTAAGCCAAGGAGACTTCCTCTAAGTGCGCTAAGGACACTGTAGAAAATCGCATACAAACACTCAGGTTTTTCAATATTGTTTGATTATATTAGGTCATAGTCACTACTCGCACTAATGCATTGGttcaaaagaagaatttcgtcgGTGGTCTTCCTGCTGCTTTGTCTTTTCGATGCTAAATAACGAGGGTTTCTTATTTTTCATATTTTGTAGGTGCCGGACTCACTCGATCCCAAGCAATGAGCGAATAGAGGGCTGCCGGTACGACCGCTCCCCATAGAACCGTGTAAAAGACAGTTTTCGGCCGGAATTTGAAGTGCTCGACGGTTCGTTCCCTCATGAGACCCCAATCGTCAATGGCCTTTGTACGCTAGAGGAAATGACATCAATAAAGACAACCGAGGTGATGAAAGACGCACGAGAAGGTCTCCGTAAGCGTCGGGAGACTTTGTTTTCGGCATAAAGTAGTTTGTGTGGGAGAACGCATGCGCAGCGTAGCAAACTCGTCGAAAtgatctttctctttgtcctACTAGCCGGAGCCGTTTGCTCTTTGCAAGAAGAAGCGTTTACAGAAGACCTGCTGCTGCGTCCTTTTCCAGACGGCAAAGTGGGAGCTCatttcgacttcgacgtcacCACGCCGGCTTCGAGAATTTACAGCAGGTAAGCAAAGAGCTCATCAGCAGTTTCGCTCTGACTC from Oscarella lobularis chromosome 11, ooOscLobu1.1, whole genome shotgun sequence includes the following:
- the LOC136192766 gene encoding chromatin assembly factor 1 subunit B-like; its protein translation is MRLATPPIAWHGKLRVLSVDLYQTKIVHEETTFWKLASGGQDNDVKIWWISAPGSKIEFRANLRRHEAPVNVVRFSPNGDMLASGSDDRAILLWKYGGDVDTLCNDDDELPNRENWSATKALRGHTSDIFDLAWAPDSTKLFSCAIDYKTIIWDTVKGKKICEFEDHNHYVQGVCWDPKNRFVASQSADRTLNVYSVSSKQLLHSLSRNSASTIEGDFEMKQGKMFWEESKVEGFFRRLAFSPDGSLLVAPAGRLEKNDGIGINTSYVITPASRFKPVLHVPSPDKPTVAVKFSPVLYQLRDSVSSVFDLPYRIVFGVATPDTVVIYDTQQAVPIAMVGRIHYAPITDMSWSADGQLLVVSSADGYCSFIEFDENEFGIPFDSSPSSKPETERVKITTNVTSEIPVATDVIAVGNVASEKAITDVIALTPVAKSDTKIQSPFASPQASKSNGDGGELDPKPRRLPLSALRTL